ATACTCATGTCATTCATTGCACCGACCTTGGACGATCTCGTACTTCTTGGGACCGTCGTTGGTATCAGGACCGTATTGAGCTTCTTCCTTTCGCGGGAGACGAAGGAATAGCAAGGCCGATGACGCCCTCATGATCATATTGTACTCGTCATAGGACCTTCCTGATGGATCTTTCATGTTTTGTCAATCGCGCTTCCTTGATATCATGGCTTGTCCTTGTCAGGGGGCAGTCAGTTCTATATGATCGGCCACTATCGATATTCTATAGGGGAGTCATTCTACCTAGTTTTATAGAAGATCCCTAAGATGGTTAATTTCTAAATTGCTCCTGTTTTGAATTATTTTTCTTGCAAAACCTACTTCATGATCTACTTCATCAACGGTCGGAAATTTCCCTCAGACCAGAGAGCCCCCTGAGCTCTCCCAAGGGGAGCAACCCGATGTCAGAACAACCATAGACCTTGGCCCTGCCGATATCCAAATGGGCCAGCACAGGGGAGATCGTTCTTCCACCATATCCCGATGTGTAATCCGTGCCTGGCGCCAACGGAGAAAAGGCCGGCAGTACGACGATCCTTTCCTTCTCAAGATGAAGGAAGCAAGGTAGCCTGACATTGGCCCGCACCTCATCGAAGACCTTCACGGAGGGGTGTTCATGCCCGATGACAAGCGGCCTTGAATCAGTGGGGGTGTGACCATGCATCAGTGTTATACCGCCTATGATGAACCTTTCCTCCACATTTATGCCGAGCTTAAAGGCGATGTTCGGAAGGTAATTATCATGGTTACCTCGGGCAACATTGACCTCGCTCGATTCCTTGAGCAGCGAGAGGATGGATCGTACCTCTGCCAGCTCTTGGCCAACATTCCTTGAGAATTCATGTTTCAGGTCGCCAAGGATGACAACCCTTTTAGGCGAGTACCTATCGATGATCTCGATCAGCGCCTCCCTCATGTTGTCGGTCTGGAACCTTGGAAGATGAAGGCCGTCCGCCTCCAGGGCGCTCTCCAACCCTATATGCAGATCGGCGATAACTATGGTCGCCTCATGCTCGAGCCAAAGACACCGGTCATTTGTGATCCTCGCTCCGGGAAAGACCTGATGCGTCCTCATGGGCACCTACCGATATGATATAAAGCAGCATCTTCAATGATTGTATCGGTACTTTCTGTTCTGTAGAACGATCTAGATGACCTCATATCGAAGAATCGACCTCTGGCGTTAATGGAACAATCATACTGAGATCATAGGCCATTCGAATCAAAATTGATAGCGAGCCCTAAGGGTTAATATATCGTCCTTGGAGGTTCGCTCCGGTAAGGTGCAAACTCATGCAGGCACTCGAAACTTCGAAGCTCATTACAGAGGAATACTCAGCGAAGATAATCCTTGCGACAATGGGCCGACCAAGGAATGCTTTTGAGTTGAGCGAGAAGCTTGGGATACCCATAGCGGCATGCTACCGCAAGATCAAGGTCCTTGAGAAAGCAGGAATGATCTATTGTTGCGAGAGAAGATTGACGCAGGCAGGAAAGCGCATCTCGATGTATAAATCGCGGGTCAGGAACGCACAGATAATAGTCGAAAGGAACAGGCTCAGCGCCAAGATAGAAATGGTGGACGGCACTTCCACCGTGGCATCCTATGAGATGAACCTTTTCGCCGATGTGGCCGTTCCATGAAACGATATCCTTGATGAACATGATGATGGGCCAAGTGGCCTGTCGATTCATTTCTTCATGTCATATTATTATACCTTGACCTGCATAATGTTCCAATAGATGTTGTTCGACAAGGTCCTTATACCG
This genomic window from Methanomassiliicoccales archaeon contains:
- a CDS encoding metallophosphoesterase, which gives rise to MPMRTHQVFPGARITNDRCLWLEHEATIVIADLHIGLESALEADGLHLPRFQTDNMREALIEIIDRYSPKRVVILGDLKHEFSRNVGQELAEVRSILSLLKESSEVNVARGNHDNYLPNIAFKLGINVEERFIIGGITLMHGHTPTDSRPLVIGHEHPSVKVFDEVRANVRLPCFLHLEKERIVVLPAFSPLAPGTDYTSGYGGRTISPVLAHLDIGRAKVYGCSDIGLLPLGELRGLSGLREISDR
- a CDS encoding helix-turn-helix transcriptional regulator, with translation MQALETSKLITEEYSAKIILATMGRPRNAFELSEKLGIPIAACYRKIKVLEKAGMIYCCERRLTQAGKRISMYKSRVRNAQIIVERNRLSAKIEMVDGTSTVASYEMNLFADVAVP